The following are from one region of the Muntiacus reevesi chromosome 3, mMunRee1.1, whole genome shotgun sequence genome:
- the LOC136162708 gene encoding olfactory receptor 1L3-like produces MERVNQTSSVSEFILLGLSSRPEDQKPLFALFFIMYIVTIAGNVLIILAIRSDTQLQTPMYFFLSILSFIDICYTTTIVPKMLVNFLSKKKSISYAECMTQMYFFLAFANTESYLLAAMAIDRYVAICDPFHYVTTMSRRRCALLVTFSCSISHIHSLLLVLLINRLLFCDSNIIHHFLCDINPLLKLSCSSTLVNEIVINTEGLITLVSPFICVIISYLRILIAVLKIPSAAGKHKAFSTCGSHVTMVTLFYGSIIYVYFRPLSTYSIKDRVATVIYTVLSSMLNPFIYSLRNKDMKRGLRKLMSRRMS; encoded by the coding sequence ATGGAGAGAGTTAACCAAACCAGCAGTGTGTCCGAGTTCATCCTCCTAGGACTCTCCTCCCGGCCCGAGGACCAGAAGCCACTCTTTGCCCTGTTCTTCatcatgtacatagtcaccataGCGGGAAACGTGCTTATCATCCTGGCCATCCGCTCTGACACTCAGCTCCAGAcacccatgtattttttccttagtattttatcctttattgATATTTGCTACACAACCACCATAGTTCCCAAGATGCTGGTGAACTTTCTGTCAAAGAAGAAGTCCATCTCCTATGCTGAGTGTATGACCCAgatgtatttcttcctggctttTGCCAACACAGAGAGTTACCTCCTGGCAGCCATGGCTattgaccgctacgtggccatctgtgaCCCCTTCCACTATGTCACCACCATGAGCCGCCGACGCTGTGCCCTGCTGGTGACCTTCTCCTgctccatctctcacatccattcccTCTTACTGGTTCTCCTGATAAATCGTcttctcttttgtgactccaatATCATCCACCACTTCCTCTGCGACATCAACCCTCTACTGAAACTGTCCTGCTCCTCCACACTTGTCAATGAAATTGTAATTAATACTGAAGGACTGATAACCCTGGTGAGCCCTTTCATATGTGTTATCATCTCTTACCTACGAATCCTCATTGCTGTTCTTAAGATCCCTTCGGCTGCCGGGAAACATAAAGCTTTCTCTACCTGTGGTTCCCATGTCACCATGGTGACCCTCTTTTATGGAAgcattatttatgtttatttccgACCCCTGTCCACCTACAGCATCAAGGACCGAGTAGCAACAGTCATCTACACAGTTCTGTCCTCCATGCTGAACCCTTttatctacagcctgaggaacaaagATATGAAGAGGGGTCTGAGAAAGCTGATGAGCAGGAGGATGTCCTAG